One window of the Peptacetobacter hiranonis genome contains the following:
- a CDS encoding single-stranded DNA-binding protein — MNKIILTGHLGRDAELKYLDSGKNVTKFSIAVEKNYKREGDAPTWVNCQKWNAENLSNYLTKGKHILVEGELKIDPYEKDGEKKQLVYVNVDRLEFLGGETKQQALGNEKGDYDFEPSGLDVNGYGAVDDDDVPF, encoded by the coding sequence ATGAATAAAATAATATTAACTGGTCATTTAGGACGCGACGCAGAATTAAAATATTTAGATTCGGGAAAGAATGTTACTAAATTTTCTATAGCAGTGGAAAAGAATTATAAAAGAGAAGGTGACGCGCCAACTTGGGTTAATTGCCAAAAATGGAACGCCGAAAACCTATCAAATTATTTAACTAAAGGAAAACACATACTTGTTGAAGGTGAGTTGAAAATTGATCCATACGAAAAGGACGGAGAGAAAAAACAACTTGTTTATGTAAATGTAGATAGATTGGAGTTTTTAGGTGGAGAAACAAAACAACAAGCACTAGGAAACGAAAAAGGGGACTATGATTTTGAACCGTCCGGACTAGATGTAAACGGTTATGGTGCAGTTGACGATGACGACGTTCCATTCTAA